The Neofelis nebulosa isolate mNeoNeb1 chromosome 16, mNeoNeb1.pri, whole genome shotgun sequence genome includes a window with the following:
- the NAA38 gene encoding N-alpha-acetyltransferase 38, NatC auxiliary subunit: MAGAGPTMLLREENGCCSRRQSSSSAGDSDGEREDSPAARARQQLEALLNKTMRIRMTDGRTLVGCFLCTDRDCNVILGSAQEFLKPSDSFSAGEPRVLGLAMVPGHHIVSIEVQRESLAGPPYL; encoded by the exons ATGGCCGGAGCCGGACCAACCATGCTGCTACGCGAGGAGAACGGTTGTTGCAGCCGGCGTCAAAGCAGCTCCAGCGCCGGG GACTCAGACGGGGAGCGCGAGGACTCGCCGGCTGCGCGGGCCCGGCAGCAGCTGGAGGCGCTGCTCAACAAGACTATGCGCATTCGCATGACAGATGGACGGACCCTGGTCGGCTGCTTCTTGTGCACCGACCGCGACTGCAATGTCATCCTGGGCTCGGCGCAGGAGTTCCTCAAACCGTCGG ATTCCTTCTCTGCGGGAGAACCCCGTGTGCTGGGCCTGGCCATGGTACCCGGCCACCACATCGTTTCTAttgaggtgcaaagagagagccTGGCAGGGCCTCCCTATCTCTGA
- the LOC131497613 gene encoding cytochrome b5 domain-containing protein 1, with protein MVADSARAKPRRGLVAGPDFEFFLRRYFTPAEVAQHNRPEDLWVSYLGSVYDLTPLAQEYKGDLLLKPIIEVAGQDISHWFDPKTRDIRKHIDPLTGTLRYRTPWGRFLHVPPQLPRSDWANDFGKPWWQGSRYEVGRLSAKTRNIRIINTLTSQEHMLEVGALESMWEILHRYLPYNAHAASYTWKYEGKNLNMDHTLEQNGIRDEDEEFDYLSMDSAPYTPAILLYFNDDLTEL; from the exons ATGGTGGCCGATAGTGCAAGAGCCAAGCCGCGCCGAGGCCTAGTGGCCGGGCCAGACTTTGAGTTTTTCCTGCGTCGGTATTTCACGCCGGCCGAGGTGGCCCAACACAACCGGCCGGAAGACCTTTGGGTATCTTACCTGGGATCCGTGTACGACCTGACACCGTTGGCTCAGGAGTATAAGG GAGACCTGCTGCTAAAACCCATCATAGAAGTCGCAGGCCAGGACATCAGCCACTGGTTCGATCCGAAGACCAGAGAC ATCCGCAAGCACATAGACCCGCTGACCGGCACCCTGAGATACCGCACCCCCTGGGGCCGCTTTCTGCACGTCCCGCCGCAGCTGCCCCGTTCCGACTGGGCCAATGATTTCGGGAAGCCCTGGTGGCAGGGGTCGCGTTATGAGGTGGGGCGGCTGTCCGCCAAGACCCGGAACATCCGCATCATTAACACGCTCACATCGCAGGAGCACATGCTGGAG GTGGGGGCCCTGGAGTCGATGTGGGAAATCCTACACCGCTATCTCCCCTATAACGCACATGCTGCCAGCTATACGTGGAAATATGAGGGGAAGAACCTGAACATGGATCATACCCTGGAACAGAACGGGATCCGGGACGAGGACGAAGAATTTGACTATCTCAGTATGGACAGTGCACCTTACACACCCGCGATACTGCTGTACTTCAACGATGACCTCACAGAACTCTAG